ACCGGCAGGATTTGGCCCAGCCAGGTGTGTCCTAGTGCTGCAGGTACGGCCCACGCAACCCACAAACCCCACACGACTCACCCTGAAGCTTTGGCGAAGTCGCCCCAGACGTCGGTGGCAGGGGCAGCGGGAGCAGCAGCGGGCTGCGGCCAGGACAGGAGGGAGtctgccagcagccagggaggTCAGAGGGgcaggaagaagggagaaaaagaaaaagctgttgttGCCGACTCTGGTTTCCAGATTCCCTCTCCGTTTCCCCATAGATGGCAACCCGCCTCCCCCGCCGAGCTGTTTTCCACGCGACCACAGAGCAGCTGGCACCGCCTGAGCTCGGCAGTTCCCCATCCCAGCCGGACTCAGCTCGAGGCGGCACCTTCACCTTCCCAGCGCCGACGAGCACGCAGCTCTGTGCTGCGCACAGATGGTCAAAGACCAGGCAGCAGGGGTCAGGATTCGTGCGGTGGGGTTCAGGCCCACCCACTgtcttttcagctttcaaacCGCGCGAGGCCTCTGCAAAGCTTCTGCTTCCTCCAACTCTCAAAGCAAAGAGCGGCTCTGAGCTGCTAGGGGGCATCAGAGAGCTGGATGCTGTCTTGGCTCTGGAGGGGCAGGCTGAACAGCTCTGTGATCACCCCTTCTCCTCACTGTGCCTCAGCTGCCCCCGCCAAACGGGGCACTGacaccagctcctcctgcaggaggagctCTACAGCAGCATCAAGGCATGCTATTAAAGCCTTTCCAAACAGACCTCGATGGATGAAACTGAATCTAAAGAGCTTCGTAACCATTTCCACGTGACACGGACCTGTGATGGGCGTGCCTGGAAGCCGGACAGGCGCAGAGTGCGAGGACGACGGCTgctctccagaaggaaaagctGGAGAGGAAGATTTTCCTCCAGGAGGTGGCGGGAGCAAGCTCAGGCCCCCAGGACCTGCGGGACGTGGCCTGGTGTTCCCCGTcgctccttcctttttcttcatactCTGAAAGGCGACATGAGAGGGAAACTTAGGTGGTACCGCATTTAAATCCAGAACTAGAGGGTgattcctcttctccctcccagcCAAGGCTTACAAGTAGTCACGCAGCTCAACTGCTTTATGCTGGGGGAAAAGACTGCTGTGCTTCGTTGTCCCACTGCTAGTGCAGCAACTGGGGTGAAAacaaggatgtttttttttatctgtgaaTCCCCACAGACGGTTCTGTGACTGGGAGCTGTAACACACCCCTCCGCGCATCGCTGCGCACAGCGTGCCACCGACAGCTCTGAGAGGGCTTCCTCCCGCAAGGGGATTTCAACACCAAGTCGCTGCTTCCTCCTGTGCCGCCGAACCACAGCAGCGGGGAGAAACAGGCTGTGAGGGCTGAGCGTGGCGGCAGACAGCTCAGCTCAAGCCTGCAGCCCCAAGAAGTAATATTTCACACCTGACAAGAAACGAGGCTAGCAAGAGAGAGCAAGGAAATACCCTTCACgctttcttttcctgctatgctaggaagaaaggaagggttTTGGTGATGTTTCTCCTCCACGTTTCTAGGACGATCATGgtgttatttttgtatgttataCTTTATATTTATCTGTCTTTGGAACATGCTTGGATCCAATCAAACTGCCCAAAGAGAGCTGAGAGCTGGTGAGGCAAACCAGCAGAGCCACGCAGGACTGCAGACACTCATCTGAAGCAACAGGCTCCCTAAAACACCTCAGCTACAGGCCAGAAAGGTGAGATTCCCTCTGAGAAGCACACAAAAGACAATGTTTGGAGTGGATTTGACTAGCAAAAGCCCTCACCGCAATGTTCAGTTTGATGGTCTGCCCCTCCTTGAAGCCCAGGTCCAGTTTGGGTCCCTGGTCAGGGTTCTCGGCCTGCTTGGCCAGCTCGCTCTGCTGCTTCACCCAcctgcaggaaggaaagaaaacagaaaagtacaGGTCAACAACCTGCCTGGTGCTCTGCCAGGCAAACCCTGCCCAAATCCTGCCAGACAAATCTTCCCCTGGTCTGAGGGACTGGCGGCAGCTCTTTTTAACACGTTGGGTGTGATCTGGGACCTTGCCTGCCGCTGGAGCAACACGCCACaaggcagcacagaggcagcGATTCCCACCCGTCAGTGCAGCCCACACGGCATGTCAGCACGCTCCAGCCACACAGCGAGCGAGCTGAGCTGCGTCCACGCTGCTCCACACAACGACACGCCAGCAGCAAGGTGGTTCTACCCCAACGCCCCattttctgccagcagctggagcagcgtCCCAGTCCCTCGAGTGGCTGCTTACTGGTGAAAcgaagagaaagaaaggaatgggGGAATTTGCCCAGTCTTGGTCTGGGGAACTATTTGGGAGTCTACTAATACAGACTGGGAAACAtcagagagacagaaagcagtCTGCATAAAGGCTGAGCACAGAGAGGGAAGTTTCCACCTGTAAACCTCTTGGCGCCGTGCTTCCTTGCTCAAGTGAATCTGAAGCAAACAGCTTCCTTGCCCCCAACACTTCTGGCGAACACCTGCAGCCACATGAAACCACTGAGAGGACAAAGGGAAAGGCCCAAACTCACTTAAAATGGTCCTGCAGAGCTACGTTGAAGTCAAAAGCATCCCCTCGGTCGACAAATCCAACTCCAATAAAAGCACGGCGGCCTGGGGAACAAGAGTAAAGGCTGGAACCACAAAACATCGCAGGAGCCAGGGAcgtggagcaggagggaggggacagaccaTTTCACACCCCCCGTGACCATCATctcctccagcaggagctgagaaGGGAACCGTGATGACAGCAGGGCTGAGCTTACGACAGGACCTagatttcttccttccttctccaaggAAAGGGAACTGCCACCAACTTACCAGGACGGGAAGCAATTTTATACTGTCAGCAGGGCTTGTAACACaaggcaggaagaaaattgTGCCTGTGCTTCCAGATAGCAAAGCTGCATTTACATCACTAGCCTGCCGGCTTGATTTATAGGCTTATTGAAACCAGctttaaaatcaatataaacGAGTCAAGGCAGAGGCTGGCATCGCAGTGACAATTGTGCAGGCAGATGCATCCTCACACTAACTTTGAGTAGATTAAACTGGTTTTTGTTAGCGAAGGACAGAGCAAGGAGGACAGAGGTGATCTGCCCCTGTAAGCAGAGAACGTTCAGCCCTCAGACAGGAATCCTCCAAGCGTAACTGCTCAGAGGAAGGGCTCTGAACACGTTCAGGGATGACTTCCCCATGCCCGCTAGCGCGCCAGCAGCCCCGCACCGTTCCCGTCCTCGATGCGGATGACGAAATATCTGCTGGAGTCCGTCACGCTCTCCACGGCGATGCCGGGGAACTGCTCCACGGGCGCCTGGGCAAAAAGCTCTCCTGGAAGAGAGAAGCGGGTGCGGGCTGAGGTAAATAATGAAGGCTTTCGGAGACGGAAGAGCCGGGCTGGTGGGAGGAGGGCGCTCGGAGGAGAGGGGAGGCCAGACCCTGCTTCCTCCGGGCCGTAACCTCAGACCCCCATCGCCTCCTCCCGCATCCACCGGCAGCTCTCCGGGCCCGGCTGCGGGGGCTCCAGGGAGGCGCCCCCCGCTCCCTGCCGGCCCGGCGccgcccccagcacccccccagcGCCCCTCACCCGAGGCCTTGTCCTCCAGGCGGATGAAGGCGGTGGTGCCCCGGGCGGTGACGCGCAGCCGGCCGCTCCACGCCGGCCGCTCCAGCTGCCACTCGGCGGCCCTGAGGAGACAGGAGGCGGCGGCTGGGGCGGCGCCCGCGGCAGGGCCCCggcagcggggagcggggagggagccGGGGCCCCGCCGCACCTGTAGCCGCGGTTGGAGGCCCGCGGGGGCAGGCGGTAGACGTGCACGGCCGGCTTCACGCACAGCACCGCCTCGTAGTCGTCCGCCTCCGCCGCCATCGCGGCGGGAGGTCCCGGGGCCGCCTCCCGGGgagcgcccggccccgccgcggtgcgggcccggccccgcgcccaaCCCCTGCAGCGGCCCCCGGCGGGCGGAGGCCGCGGCCCCCGGCAGAAAGTAAGGcgaaaataaaagttaataaagataaaataaaataggaaaataaaatgaaagacgttaagtaaaaatcaaaggaaTAAAAGGTAAAGACGTcagtaaaattaaagaaataaaagttagacgtaagtaaaattaaagaaaaaaattaaagacgTAATTAAAATTGaagtaatgaaaattaaagaaataagtaaaattaaagaagtaaaatttaaagaaataagtaaaattgaagaaaaagtaacttaaagaaatgataaaaattaaagaaaaataaagcaaaacattgaagacataataaaaataaaaatgaaatttaaaaaaattaagaagggTTGTGCCCCCAACGCCTCTtctccccagcaggcagcccggcagcccctgccccaaaCAGGGGACCCCAGCCCAAAACCCACCCCCAGAGCCCCcggcagcaggctgcaggcacccCAGAGCCCCCCTGGGCCCCCACAGGGCCACCAGGATGGGTGCTGCCCCACCAGGTGCTGTCCCCCCGGGGCCAGGGAGCCTCTtcctggggtgggggcacaCTGTGACACAAGCTGCCCCCACGGGGTGCCTGAAGGCACCAAACAGAaccacagaactgtaggggttggaagggacctccagagatcactgggtccagccccctgccaaagcagggtccctagagcaggttgcccagggaggcgtccagatgggccttgaacatctccagaggagaccccacaacctccctgggcagcctgtcccagtgctccgtcaccctcaccgggaagaagttctttcgcatgttggtgcggaacttcctgggctccattttgtggccgttgccccttgtcctgtccccacagagcactgaaaagaggttggccatgTCCCTCTGTCTCtcacacttcaggtatttataaacgGGACAAAACGCGGCACGAGGGAAGGTGGCGGAGTCACAAGGCCAAAGCGCACCGTGAAAAgtttaaacacatttatttaaaatacaatttataaaatgtttatctGCATACTTAGGCGCACTCTTATGGAGCGGCACCGGCTGCGGCCCAGGTGCCGCGGCGGGAGAAGCGCTCGGTGCCCCGAGAGCATCTTCGGGGCGAGCCCCGGGCAAGGCCGCGCACGGTGCTGCCGCCGGGATCACCCCCTCGCCCTGCCCGCAGGTCGGAGACGTCCCGGCCGTGCCACGGGCACGGAGCAGCCGCCGAGGCCACCGCCGAGCGGCTTAACGCGCAGTCGGTGCTGGAGAACAAGGTCGCGTGTGCAACGAGAAGGGGTTGTAGGCACCTGACGTACAGGAGAAGACGTCTAAGGTTGGCGGGGCAGCTGAAGCTACgccaggagctgggctctgtGGCTTTCTGCCAGCCGCTGGCCCTCTGGAATAAAAGCTATTTGAGCAGTAGTTAAGGAAAGGCGCGGTGACTACGGTTATTGCTAATGTCCTTCTCCCCTCCCGCTCCCCACCgccttccctctgcagagctgcttttccaggGACTCTTCCTTGCCACCAGCCTGCAGGGGggaggaaatttaaaaaaacaaaacaaaaagacccAAAAAACGCTGCCGGCcaagcagctgtggatgcctccAGCCTGAGAGGGAGCTTGGTAAACAGCAAGACTACAGCCTCCTACGCCGTGGAGATCTGGGGCCAGGCTCCTGGGGGGGACGgcctcctgcccttccccacctcGCCATCCTCCTCCACCAGCCGCTCGGGCTCGCCCGCTCTGGGGACCCACGTGGAGGACGGCACAGTCCTTAGCCGATTAACATTCTAGCAGATTCCATCTGTTTGTACACAGGTAGTTTTATTTTACCGGTACGTTTAAGCCGTATTTCCGTACACGTCTTCCCGTACGGGAGCCTCCCATACAGCGCGGCGTGGCAGGCATTTCGTGCAGTCGCTCCTGTACGGGCAGAAGGCGCTCCGTTTGCTCGTTTACCAAATCTACCGAGCACGAAGCAGCCGGCAGCGCTGCACCCGTACACAACAATGCTTGATGGCCAGAAATCATTTCCCAGGTACTGAGCACGCAGCAAGCCGCCGGCCCGCAGCCTTCCAGCTGAAGGAGCCGTCGGGGTCCCAGCGAGAGGCAGAAGTGGCCCCGAGCCTGGAGCCGCTCGCACGCGGGCGGCCGCCGTCAGCATCCATTCCAACAAGAGCTGTAGTGTTCATCTAATCCCTGGAGACAGGAACGTCG
This window of the Cygnus olor isolate bCygOlo1 chromosome 21, bCygOlo1.pri.v2, whole genome shotgun sequence genome carries:
- the NECAP2 gene encoding adaptin ear-binding coat-associated protein 2 yields the protein MAAEADDYEAVLCVKPAVHVYRLPPRASNRGYRAAEWQLERPAWSGRLRVTARGTTAFIRLEDKASGELFAQAPVEQFPGIAVESVTDSSRYFVIRIEDGNGRRAFIGVGFVDRGDAFDFNVALQDHFKWVKQQSELAKQAENPDQGPKLDLGFKEGQTIKLNIASMKKKEGATGNTRPRPAGPGGLSLLPPPPGGKSSSPAFPSGEQPSSSHSAPVRLPGTPITDSLLSWPQPAAAPAAPATDVWGDFAKASGSAPNQTQANAGWVQF